The Bacteroidota bacterium DNA window CCGCGTATTCCTCGATCAGGGCCTCGATGAAGGCCTCAAAGGTGCGCGGTCTGTTTGGATGCCGCGCCCGCAGGTAGTCGTGCCAGTTGACCCAGTGCTCCAGAAACTCCCGATCGTAGCGCCCTTCGATAAGCAGAATACGGGCCATGCTCAGCAGCACCGCCGCCTCCGAGCCCGGGTAGGTGGGCAGCCAATAGTCGGCCAGGCTGGCCGTGTTCGACAGCCTCGGGTCCATGACGGCCAGCTTGGCTCCGCGCATCTTGCCCTCGATGATGCGCTGGGCGTGCGGGTTGAAGTAATGGCCCGTTTCCAGGTGCGAGCTCAGCAGCAGGATAAAGCGCGCGTTGGCGTGATCCGGTGAGGGCCGATCATAACCTTGCCAGATCGCGTATCCGAACCGGGCCCCGGAGGAGCAGATGTTCGTGTGGCTGTTGTGGCCGTCTACGTTCCAGGCCGCCAGCACGCGCTCCATGTAGCCTTCATGACCCGGGCGGCCGACGTGGTAGACGACCTCGTTGTTGCGGCCCTCCGAGAGCGCTCTGCGAATGCGGCCTGCGATGTCCTCCAGGGCCTCCTCCCACGAGACGCGCTCCCACTGGCCTGAGCCCCGCGGCCCCTTGCGGCGCAGCGGATACAGGATCCGGTCGGGATCCGTGAGCTGGTTGATCGTAGCCGGCCCCTTGGCGCAGTTGCGGCCCCGCGAGCCGGGGTGATAGGGGTTGCCCTCTAGCTTGCGCACCTGACCGGTGTCCTTGTCGATGTAGGCCAGCAGGCCGCAGCCGGCCTCGCAGTTGAAGCAGATCGTGGGCACGATCATGTACCGGCGCCGCAAACGCCGAGGCCAGGCTTTGGGATCGTATTCCTCCCACTCGTCCCAGCGCTCCATGGGGGGATATCGTCGCAGGCCGCTTCCCGGCTCCAGTCGAGGCAGCGGCTCGCCGTTGCGCTCCAAGCGCGGGATCAACCGGAGGGCCTCGGCCGCGCGTTCGATCCAGCTTTTCGCCATGGCCGTCTTCTCCTTACGCTAGCGGGATGAGCTGAGGGGCGCGCACCCACAGGTGTTCTATGGGCAAAAGGGCCGCAAGCAGCGCCAGGCCGAAAAGGGCTAAAGCCCAAGCGGGCCATCCTAGCCAAAGCCCTAGCAGAAGCCCCAAGATCGGCAGCACATGTCCGATCCATACCGCGTTCCAGAACAGGCGCCGGTAGTAGCCGCGCGTGATCATGCTTACGACCAGATGCGCATCTCGCGTCGGATGCGGCACAAGCAGCTCGGCGGCCATTACAAGCAAGGCGAGCAGGCCCGATCCCAAGCTCACCCAGGCAAACACTCGCCCCTCTAAGCCTTCGAGTGCCGCCACAGCAAGGCCCACAGAGCCGCCGGCCACAAGGGCGTGCACGAACATATGGGGCACCAGGAGAGGGCTTTGCCAGAAGTCGCGCCCCTTTGCCTGCGCAAACAGGAAGGCCGTGTAGATGGCCACTCCGACGGCCGTAGGATAGCTGAGCAGGCGGGCGGCTTCTTCCAGGGCTGCAAGGTTTAGCCAGCGTGCTCCCATCCAGAGGCTGAGCAGCGCCCCGTAGAAGGTGATCAGGTAGCCGCCCCGGACAAGCCAAGAGCGCTTTTGGGGCCGCAGCAGCACATACAAGAACCGATCGGGTCGGTCTAGGTCCTTGATGAGAAGCAGCCCGGTAAGGGCCAAAAACAGCAGGGCTACGATCCCCAAGGCCCACTCGGCCATCGCGGAAAGGCGTACTAGCCCCAGATCCTGCAGCAGAAGCGGCACCAAGAAGGCCCCCGCAGCGATGGCCTTGGTCCACACGTAGGCCGATACCTCCCAGCCCCAGAGCACGCCCTTGCGCGGTGCGTCGTAGGCGCGCCGTATGTGCTCCTGGCCGTAGACGCTGCGTTGCATGCGGAGCAGGGGATCTTCCTCCTGATGCCGCACTTCCTTGGCCACTTTGCGTTCCGCCTCGGCCCAGCCCGCGGGCAGAACGGCCAGCTCCTGCACCCATCTGCTCGTGTCCTGGCCGTTTTGAGGTCGGCCGGCTTGGGGGGCGAAGTGGCCCACCCCCCTTGCCTGGGCGCTCCAGACGTAGTCGGCCCCCGGGGGTGCGGCCAGGGGATCCAGGGAGGCGGTATCCCCGTCGATATACCACAGCTTGGGCAAGGTGCCCTTTTCGGGTTTGCGCACCTGCACGGCTTCACGGGCCAGCAGCTGGCTGATCTCCGAGTTCGGGTCGTCCAGATCCCCGGCAATGATGGCGTGTTCAGGGCAGACAACCACGCAGGCCGGCTCCAGGCCTAAGTCGATACGGTGCGCGCAGTAGTTGCACTTGGCCGCCGTATGCGTTTCCGGATCGATATAAAGCGCATCGTAGGGACAGGCCTGCATGCAGGATTTGCATCCGATGCAACGTTGGGAGTCGAAGTCCACGATCCCGTCGGGCCGCACAAAGAGCGCCTCCACAGGGCATATCTCCACACATGGGGCCTCGGCGCAGTGGTTGCAGCGGTGTACGGCGAAAAGCCGGCGCGTGTTCGGATACCGGCCCTTCTCGACGTATTTGACCCAGGTGCGGTTGACGCCGAGCGGGATTTCGTGCTCCGCCTTGCAGGCCACCGTGCAGGCGTGACAGCCGATGCACTTGCGATTGTCGATGATAAAGCCGTAGGTAGCCATGGTCCGAAAACCTCTCTCCCTGCGCCCGAGGGGCTACTGAAACGGGCCCCGCTTCTTAGATGAAGAGCGTGATCTTGGATTTCGAGGCGTCCGCTAGGTAGGTCGCCACCCCGCCCAGCTCCAGGCCCGGTAAGAGCTCCTCTTCCCGGATGCCCATGACGTCCATGCTCATGGCGCAGGCCACTACGCGTACACCCAGCTCGCGCGCCAGTTGGAAAAGCTCCTCCAGCGACTGCACCCGCTTTTGGCGCATGACGGCTCGCATCATGCGCGCCCCGATGCCGCCGAAGTTCATCTGCGAAGGCCCCAGCTGGCGCATGTTCTGGGGCAGCATGAGGCTGAAGAGCTTTTCCGTGAAGCGCTTGCCCCGCAGCGTGGCGTGATTTTTTATCACGCTCAGCCCCCAGAACGTAAAGAAGACCGAGACCTGCATGCCCATCGAGGCGGCCCCGGTGGCGATGATGAGCGCGGCCATAGCCTTGTCCAGGTTGCCGCTAAAGCAAATGATGGCCACGCGGTTTTCGGGCAGATGCCGCTGCACGCGGCGCATCTCCCGCTCATAACGCGCCTCCAGGGCCTCTAGGCGCTGGCTCAGCTCCTGCAGCCGGGCCTCCAGGTCTTGTGTGACGATCTCGGCCATGGTTCCTCCTCCCAAGAATGGCTTATCCTTCCACGCGGCGAACGTAGTGGGCGTATACGCGCCGGCCCTGTTCGTCGGTGTACTCTTCTTGCTTGACGAGCTCAATGGATTCGTCCGTTTCCGCCCAGCCTTTAAAGTCCAGTACTGAGCCGCGGTCGGTGGCAAGCACCTTCAGGACCTGACCTACGGGGATTTGCTTAATGGCGCGGTGCGCGTTGACCAAGGGCATGGGACATTGCAGGCCCCGGGCGTCGAGCTCCTGTGCGATGACGAAGTCCTTCATAGCAGCCTCCCTTCATGAAGCGTAAGCGCCCGCAAGGGCGCAGATGTTTTTGCCGAGCTCTAGTTCGTTTAAGCCCTCCTCATCCAGCTCAAGCAGCCCCGCGTTTACGCGCTTGATGTCCACATATTGGGGCGGAAATTCCGGCAGGTGGGCCAAGAGGTGCCGCACAAAGCTTGATTCCTCTTCCATGAGGCTTAGGTCTGCGTTGCTGCGCCGCAGCTGGCCTAAAGGAGCGGCAAAAAGCCCATCTGTGCGCTGCTCGCGGGCGGCCGAGGCGTAGTGGCCGGGCAGCACGATCGTGTCCTCGGGCAGGTTCAGGAGCCGGCGCAGGGACCGGTAGTGCAGAGGCGCCCATGTTTCCCCTCTACCCCCCAGATCGGGCCGGGCGACGCTCTGGATAAACAGGCTATCGCCGGTAAAGAGGTAGCGGCGTTCGGCCTGCACGAGGAAGGCCGTATTGCCCAGCGTATGGCCGGGGATGTGCAGAACCTCCAAGGTGGCCGACCCTATGGAAAAGCGCATCCCATCTTGTAGGTACGCAAACGGGATCGCAGCCGGCAGCACGTCGATCGGGTGGATCCCGTCGTAGGGGTGCAGATAGTACGGGGCGCCCGTGCGGGCCGCAAGGGCCGGGCCGCCGGAAACGTGGTCCGCGTGCGCGTGCGTATCCAAAATGGCCTGGACCTTAAGGTCGTGCTGCGCGATGAGCGCAAGCACCGGCCCCAGATGCCGCGGCGGGTCGATGACGAGCGCCTCTTGTCCGGAGGCGACCACGTAATGCAGGCAGCCGCGCGCGAAGCGATCCAATTGCCAGATCCGCACCGTATCCGATGCGGATTCCGGCAGCAGACGGCTCCGGTATGCCGAGCCCCAAGCTTCCATGCCGCCGGCGAGGTTGGCCACCTGAAAGCCGCGGGGCCTTAGCAGCTCCTGCGCGACCCAATCCGATGCCCCGCCCTTGGCGCAGACAACCAAAATCGGCCCCCGGCCTAGCTCCGCTTCCACGCGCCGTGCGAAGGCCTCCTCATCTTCCAGAGCCTCGAAATACGGCAGGTTGAGCATCTTGGGGCTCGTGCGGCCCTCAAGGCGCCAGCGTCGAAACTCCTCCTCGTTGCGCACATCGAGCACGGCCAGCAAGACCCCTTGAGCCAACATGTCGGCCACTTCCTCTGGCCTGTATTGCTCTTTCCAGTGCATGGCGCAGATCCTTTCTTTGGGATACTCCATACAGTATATAAAGCCCGAGACAAAATCAAGCTCCCAGGGAGCCTATAAATAACGACGCAGCACCTCGGTAAAGCGGCGCAAGTTCTGGTGTTCCTCGTCGGTTAACCCCTCTGGGGCAACGCATTCATGGATGAGCATCTGCGAGAGCAGCTCGGTGAAGGCTTTATGCAGCGCCTGCCGGGCGGCGGCCATCTGTTGGGCGATGGCCACGCAGTCAGCCCCTTCGCGGATCATGCGCTGCAGGGCTCGGATTTGGCCCTCTACGCGGGCGAGCCGGCGCAGGATTTCGGCTCTTTCTTGTATTGCAGGGGTTTCAGCGGACGAAGCGGCATTTGCAGTGGGCATCCGGACCGTCTCCACATTCTGATCGCGTTCAGAAGATATATATTCCCCCGGGGGTACGCAAGCGGGTGACACTGCAGAATCCCCAAGGCATCCAACGGCTTGAAGCTGGACAAAACAGAAGGCGAGCAAGATGCGAGGGC harbors:
- a CDS encoding metal-sensing transcriptional repressor, producing MPTANAASSAETPAIQERAEILRRLARVEGQIRALQRMIREGADCVAIAQQMAAARQALHKAFTELLSQMLIHECVAPEGLTDEEHQNLRRFTEVLRRYL
- a CDS encoding sulfurtransferase TusA family protein — translated: MKDFVIAQELDARGLQCPMPLVNAHRAIKQIPVGQVLKVLATDRGSVLDFKGWAETDESIELVKQEEYTDEQGRRVYAHYVRRVEG
- the nrfD gene encoding polysulfide reductase NrfD — encoded protein: MATYGFIIDNRKCIGCHACTVACKAEHEIPLGVNRTWVKYVEKGRYPNTRRLFAVHRCNHCAEAPCVEICPVEALFVRPDGIVDFDSQRCIGCKSCMQACPYDALYIDPETHTAAKCNYCAHRIDLGLEPACVVVCPEHAIIAGDLDDPNSEISQLLAREAVQVRKPEKGTLPKLWYIDGDTASLDPLAAPPGADYVWSAQARGVGHFAPQAGRPQNGQDTSRWVQELAVLPAGWAEAERKVAKEVRHQEEDPLLRMQRSVYGQEHIRRAYDAPRKGVLWGWEVSAYVWTKAIAAGAFLVPLLLQDLGLVRLSAMAEWALGIVALLFLALTGLLLIKDLDRPDRFLYVLLRPQKRSWLVRGGYLITFYGALLSLWMGARWLNLAALEEAARLLSYPTAVGVAIYTAFLFAQAKGRDFWQSPLLVPHMFVHALVAGGSVGLAVAALEGLEGRVFAWVSLGSGLLALLVMAAELLVPHPTRDAHLVVSMITRGYYRRLFWNAVWIGHVLPILGLLLGLWLGWPAWALALFGLALLAALLPIEHLWVRAPQLIPLA
- a CDS encoding MBL fold metallo-hydrolase gives rise to the protein MHWKEQYRPEEVADMLAQGVLLAVLDVRNEEEFRRWRLEGRTSPKMLNLPYFEALEDEEAFARRVEAELGRGPILVVCAKGGASDWVAQELLRPRGFQVANLAGGMEAWGSAYRSRLLPESASDTVRIWQLDRFARGCLHYVVASGQEALVIDPPRHLGPVLALIAQHDLKVQAILDTHAHADHVSGGPALAARTGAPYYLHPYDGIHPIDVLPAAIPFAYLQDGMRFSIGSATLEVLHIPGHTLGNTAFLVQAERRYLFTGDSLFIQSVARPDLGGRGETWAPLHYRSLRRLLNLPEDTIVLPGHYASAAREQRTDGLFAAPLGQLRRSNADLSLMEEESSFVRHLLAHLPEFPPQYVDIKRVNAGLLELDEEGLNELELGKNICALAGAYAS
- a CDS encoding DsrE/DsrF/DrsH-like family protein; amino-acid sequence: MAEIVTQDLEARLQELSQRLEALEARYEREMRRVQRHLPENRVAIICFSGNLDKAMAALIIATGAASMGMQVSVFFTFWGLSVIKNHATLRGKRFTEKLFSLMLPQNMRQLGPSQMNFGGIGARMMRAVMRQKRVQSLEELFQLARELGVRVVACAMSMDVMGIREEELLPGLELGGVATYLADASKSKITLFI